The DNA window ATATCTTGAATACTTTTGCTATTTGGAACCGAATCAGCCATTATATCGATTATAGGAACGCAAATATTTGATCCATTACTGAGATCGACCAATGCCCTTTTTTAACtaaagttttaaaaccttCTTTCGCGCCAACTGGTTTAAGAAGCATCAGCAAGtttgttcaaaaattttaaagttttcagAAAACTGAAATTACATTACATAGATTTCGTACCACACAGTTTATTTTAAACATCAAGACTTCAAAAGGCAGCATATACACTATCTATTTACAATGGGTTTGCACGAACTTCCGTTAGATCCAGAAGACCAGGAATCCGTTGTATTAGATGCAAGGGCTGGTGACCTGGAAGGGTTGAAGGAAATCTTCACACAAGTGATCCATCCCAAGCTGCTGGTTAGCTGCAGAGACCCAACAACCAAGTCTACTCCGCTACACATGGCTGCTGCTAATGGACACCTGGACGTGGTGAAATACTTACTCTCACTGGTACAACCATCATACCAGGCAGAATGGGTGAACATGCAAAATGAAACAGGTAACACAGCGTTACATTGGGCATCGCTCAACGGAAATCTCGACATCGTAAAACTGCTGTGTGAAGAATACAAAGCCAATCCATTCATCAGGAACAACTTCGACCATGACG is part of the Eremothecium cymbalariae DBVPG#7215 chromosome 2, complete sequence genome and encodes:
- the YAR1 gene encoding Yar1p (similar to Ashbya gossypii AFL146W) encodes the protein MGLHELPLDPEDQESVVLDARAGDLEGLKEIFTQVIHPKLLVSCRDPTTKSTPLHMAAANGHLDVVKYLLSLVQPSYQAEWVNMQNETGNTALHWASLNGNLDIVKLLCEEYKANPFIRNNFDHDAIFEAEKSGKEEVETYYLQKYDVEPEQDENQEMTSSAKTGSINPSNVEITEGTEIEQANKEATEALTEETSNMKLSE